A window of Echeneis naucrates chromosome 13, fEcheNa1.1, whole genome shotgun sequence contains these coding sequences:
- the LOC115052764 gene encoding inositol-tetrakisphosphate 1-kinase-like has product MDRSEAPTRTPLPVSVRGCCHLAAGGPRTHSPMSGRRVGFCLSDKKRRRMNLDAFAAFCATHEVEVVEIDLTQPLAPQGPFDVIVHKLSDVIVEAEHDSQSQQLLSNFQSFVSAHPNTVLLDPLPAMTKLLDRFASYRIMSKLHNALRDWRICSPPYLEVHSASDLSSIQHAVMAQGLSFPLICKTRVAHGSFSHEMSLIFSVGCLADIHPPCVLQSFVNHGAILHKVFVVGEKHFCVERPSLKNFPSGPCDRETIFFNSHQVSKPESSSDLTALDEQMPCLPPLSSQAVAALVRELRAQLGMALFGVDVIINIHTHTLTVIDINIFPGYEGVPQFFSALLSHIESVLDKHTSECPRAISSPKTTHTTVGPSAAL; this is encoded by the exons ATGGACAGGAGCGAGGCACCAACCCGCACACCCCTCCCTGTGTCAGTCCGTGGCTGCTGTCATTTGGCTGCTGGTGGCCCCCGGACACACAGCCCAATGTCGGGCCGCAGGGTCGGCTTCTGTCTCAGCGATAAGAAGCGCAGGAGGATGAACTTGGACGCTTTCGCAGCTTTCTGTGC GACCCATGAAGTGGAGGTGGTTGAG ATTGACCTCACTCAGCCGCTGGCACCCCAGGGGCCCTTTGACGTCATCGTTCACAAGCTGTCTGACGTCATCGTGGAGGCTGAGCACGACAGCCAATCGCAGCAGCTGCTCTCTAACTTTCAG AGTTTCGTGTCAGCTCATCCCAACACTGTTCTTCTGGACCCCTTGCCTGCTATGACCAAACTACTAGACCGCTTTGCCTCCTACAGGATCATGAGCAAGTTGCACAATGCGCTCCGAG ACTGGCGTATCTGCAGTCCACCTTATCTCGAGGTCCACAGTGCCAGTGACCTGTCATCCATCCAGCACGCTGTGATGGCCCAGGGCCTCAGTTTTCCTCTTA TCTGCAAAACTAGAGTGGCACATGGCTCGTTTTCCCATGAG ATGTCGCTGATCTTCAGTGTAGGTTGTCTGGCTGATATCCATCCTCCCTGTGTGCTGCAGAGCTTCGTCAACCACGGAGCTATTCTGCACAAGGTCTTTGTGGTAGGAGAAAAACACTTCTGCGTGGAAAGACCCTCACTCAAGAACTTCCCCTCCGGTCCTTGCG ACAGGGAAACCATCTTCTTCAATAGCCATCAGGTGTCCAAGCCAGAGTCAAGCTCTGATCTCACAGCT cTGGACGAACAGATGCCGTGCCTGCCTCCTCTGAGCTCCCAGGCTGTGGCCGCCCTGGTCAGAGAGCTCCGAGCTCAGCTGGGCATGGCCCTGTTTGGAGTGGACGTCATCATcaacatacacacgcacaccctCACCGTCATCGACATCAACATCTTCCCAG GGTACGAGGGAGTGCCCCAGTTTTTCTCCGCTCTGCTCAGCCACATCGAATCAGTGTTGGACAAACACACGTCTGAATGCCCCCGAGCTATTAGCTCTCCCAAGACAACACACACCACAGTTGGTCCATCTGCTGCCCTTTAA
- the LOC115052763 gene encoding trichohyalin: MGVLITAVFLWAAVGVGSRPVSSPLDNAKVECIIQETLNEDRSRHDCGPQLAGELDEVQRHQGLLKELQKLADDEREREHKDGREKEDYGYSLADEKSDFEQRDEEEEEREESGRTSLVKKTEEKMDDKTERDDTKDSVMERPRIEDRGSNDEEERAKELEELLAEEITKKGKEERNDEELKELLKELKKKRYEAVKERAIQKASGAEQQEEEEEEDEEKEKEEKKDKGNERETAQDLEKQRIEERRKNEVELMVEKEKVEKELKELLKEQDSKNKLQQERERKEKQEELDELVRKMKRVQEEEEQETQGGTKEDGGNEAAVVEEEKTEKKEGEGEKELDEKAENEVKKEATAVKEPQQKRVMEKASDEATRQFEWERYKDEEEEEENGEDEEDEDEYVREDEEGQEEGGDDEGDAEEDEGEELLEIEAELRKVAAELRELRRG, encoded by the exons ATGGGAGTTCTGATAACCGCGGTGTTTCTCTGGGCTGCAGTCGGAG TGGGAAGCCGGCCAGTATCCTCACCTCTTGATAATGCAAAG GTTGAATGTATTATTCAGGAGACACTGAATGAAGACAGGTCACGACATGACTGTGGCCCACAGCTGGCAG GGGAACTCGATGAAGTGCAAAGACACCAGGGCCTgctcaaagagctgcagaagttGGCTGACGAtg agagagaaagggagcaCAAGGatgggagagagaaggaggactATGGGTACAGCTTGGCTGATGAGAAGAGCGACTTTGAGCAGAgggacgaggaggaagaggagcgggAGGAGAGCGGCAGGACTAGCCTTGTGAAAAAGACTGAGGAAAAGATGGATgacaagacagaaagagacgaCACCAAAGACAGCGTGATGGAGAGGCCGCGAATCGAAGACAGGGGGAGCAacgatgaggaggagagagccAAGGAGCTTGAGGAGCTGCTGGCTGAAGAGATCACCaagaaagggaaggaggagcGAAATGATGAGGAGCTGAAAGAACTACTGAAAGAGTTAAAAAAGAAGCGATATGAGGCGGTAAAAGAGAGGGCGATCCAGAAAGCCTctggagcagagcagcaggaggaggaggaggaggaggacgaggagaaggagaaggaggagaagaaggacaaagggaatgaaagagaaacagcacAGGACTTGGAGAAGCAGAGGatagaggagaggagaaagaacgAGGTGGAGTTGatggtggagaaggagaaggtggagaaggAGCTAAAGGAACTCCTCAAAGAGCAGGACAGCAagaacaaactgcagcaggagagggagaggaaggagaagcaGGAAGAGCTGGACGAACTTGTGAGGAAGATGAAGCgggtgcaggaggaggaggagcaggaaacaCAGGGCGGGACTAAGGAGGACGGGGGGAACGAAGCAgcagtggtggaggaggagaagactgaaaaaaaggagggagagggagaaaaggagctCGATGAGAAAGCGGAGAATGAAGTCAAGAAGGAGGCAACGGCGGTGAAAGAGCCGCAGCAGAAGAGAGTGATGGAGAAAGCAAGTGATGAGGCCACACGGCAGTTTGAGTGGGAGAGGTAcaaggatgaggaggaagaggaggaaaatggggaggatgaggaggatgaggatgagtacgtcagagaggatgaggaggggcAAGAGGAAGGAGGCGATGACGAGGGTGACGCCGAAGAAGATGAAGGGGAG GAGCTTCTGGAGATTGAAGCAGAGCTGCGCAAAGTCGCTGCAGAGCTGAGGGAGCTTCGCAGAGGATAA